In the genome of uncultured Pseudodesulfovibrio sp., one region contains:
- a CDS encoding S24/S26 family peptidase: MKTLILAVIMGFHDDFVNGLKGLVGEDKRFKNVARLADACDVAPIQISRIINRDRETYLKAIGKIIDGVGARLVFDSEEHDPTREVCFIDAKAVNAPDAIKIADEDYIAVPLAEEVVAAGPGIIPQDAIRGWILVWRNQAAVQFTSNLVAVEIGKNERSMVPTFWPEDILLVDRSNRNPETAGKTWLVCDPDGGCAIKRVSSRKVKGDVELTFYSDNAKEFPPTTHMLNRDFDGDITRAIAGRVVWAWSDVREK, from the coding sequence ATGAAAACTTTGATATTGGCGGTAATCATGGGATTTCACGATGATTTCGTTAATGGCCTCAAGGGTCTGGTAGGGGAAGACAAGCGGTTCAAGAATGTCGCTCGTCTGGCTGACGCTTGCGATGTGGCACCAATTCAGATCAGCCGGATTATCAACCGAGACCGAGAAACCTACCTCAAGGCTATAGGCAAAATAATTGACGGCGTAGGCGCTCGTCTTGTTTTCGATTCTGAAGAGCACGATCCCACCAGAGAAGTCTGCTTCATCGACGCAAAGGCAGTGAACGCGCCGGATGCGATCAAGATAGCTGACGAGGACTACATTGCCGTTCCTCTGGCCGAAGAGGTTGTGGCCGCGGGGCCGGGGATCATTCCCCAGGACGCGATACGCGGGTGGATCCTTGTGTGGAGGAACCAGGCGGCCGTCCAGTTTACGTCCAACCTAGTTGCCGTTGAGATCGGGAAGAATGAGAGGTCCATGGTCCCGACCTTCTGGCCGGAGGACATCCTTTTGGTGGATCGGTCAAATCGAAATCCGGAAACGGCCGGGAAAACCTGGCTGGTCTGCGATCCGGACGGCGGGTGTGCTATTAAGCGCGTGAGCTCGAGAAAAGTGAAGGGTGACGTAGAATTGACGTTCTACTCGGACAACGCAAAGGAATTTCCGCCGACCACCCATATGCTGAACCGGGATTTTGACGGCGATATTACCCGGGCCATTGCCGGCCGGGTTGTCTGGGCATGGTCGGATGTGAGGGAGAAGTAG
- a CDS encoding RusA family crossover junction endodeoxyribonuclease, translating into MPITVKLPFPPSTNQYYRSIRMGKGVRTLISERGRAYRDQVVGECCVAHLTGALLGGRLAVKVTLCPPDRRKRDLDNFNKGLLDALTHAGLWGDDSQIDDLRVVRGTVTKGGHVLVEVRELEVLRMAG; encoded by the coding sequence TTGCCAATAACAGTCAAGCTGCCGTTCCCGCCGAGCACCAACCAGTATTACCGGTCAATCCGCATGGGCAAGGGCGTTCGCACGCTCATCAGCGAAAGAGGCCGGGCGTATCGTGACCAGGTCGTGGGCGAGTGCTGTGTGGCCCACCTGACCGGCGCGCTCCTGGGTGGAAGGCTGGCCGTAAAGGTCACGCTGTGCCCGCCGGACCGGCGCAAGCGTGACCTGGACAATTTCAACAAGGGGCTGCTCGATGCGCTCACGCATGCCGGGCTTTGGGGCGACGACTCCCAGATTGACGATCTGCGGGTGGTGCGCGGGACCGTGACCAAGGGCGGGCATGTTCTGGTTGAGGTTCGGGAGCTCGAAGTGCTGCGGATGGCGGGGTAG
- a CDS encoding phage regulatory CII family protein produces the protein MAITLTEIIRDAVFNSGVPAKAVAHELGKAYSTLLRELNPDDESCKLGADHIGPIMKACGDASPVRHLAALMGYTLCPLKGVEPDKPTLAEELNDDLQAVAAYHKAMLEGEMSVERVMQLLEQAKAELEENFVIYRRERFRKAG, from the coding sequence ATGGCTATAACCCTCACCGAAATCATCCGCGATGCCGTTTTCAATTCCGGCGTCCCGGCCAAGGCCGTGGCCCACGAATTGGGCAAAGCTTATTCGACGCTTTTGCGCGAACTGAACCCGGACGACGAGTCCTGCAAGCTCGGAGCGGACCACATAGGCCCCATCATGAAAGCCTGTGGCGATGCGTCACCGGTCCGGCATCTGGCCGCGCTCATGGGCTACACACTGTGCCCCCTCAAGGGTGTGGAGCCGGACAAGCCGACCCTGGCCGAAGAGCTGAACGACGATCTCCAGGCCGTGGCCGCCTACCACAAGGCGATGCTCGAAGGGGAGATGAGCGTGGAGCGCGTGATGCAGCTCCTGGAGCAGGCCAAGGCCGAGCTGGAAGAGAATTTCGTGATCTATCGTCGCGAGCGGTTCCGCAAGGCCGGCTGA
- a CDS encoding thermonuclease family protein, whose product MNKILLVFLFVLYCPTALAWHGVVASIVDGDTVTVVTEGGSGVRVRLYGIDCPERKQPGGKGATDYVKSVIGKVVGVEEIDRDRYGRSVSIVTISDGRVLNRMILEQGWAWVYLRYCRLPVCGEWEELEAEAREKRLGLWQDHDPVPPWEWRRK is encoded by the coding sequence ATGAACAAAATTTTATTAGTATTTTTATTTGTGCTGTATTGTCCAACAGCACTGGCCTGGCACGGAGTTGTCGCCAGCATCGTCGACGGCGACACGGTCACCGTCGTGACTGAAGGCGGATCAGGCGTCCGCGTCCGGCTGTATGGCATCGACTGCCCGGAGCGGAAGCAGCCAGGCGGCAAGGGGGCGACCGACTACGTCAAGTCGGTGATCGGCAAGGTGGTTGGTGTCGAAGAGATTGACCGTGACCGTTACGGGCGGTCTGTGTCCATCGTGACGATATCAGACGGTCGAGTGCTCAATCGGATGATTCTTGAGCAGGGGTGGGCCTGGGTCTATTTGCGGTATTGCCGCTTGCCTGTATGTGGAGAGTGGGAAGAGTTGGAGGCCGAGGCCAGGGAGAAGCGGCTTGGTTTGTGGCAGGATCACGACCCTGTGCCACCATGGGAGTGGCGCCGGAAGTAG
- a CDS encoding DUF4373 domain-containing protein, translated as MKWFKHMTASHDDEKLALLQAEFGLEGYGFYWLTLEIIAKQMEPGSDKTFVEYPIAIWRKFYGFSPKKLRKFAEFCSEFEIFSVEFSEKSMSMNCPNLLKYRDEWSKKVSKNSGVTPEPLRSLLTDTDTEKEEEKREREGACARVDPQTDDEPRASESEPQKKQGPKKAPYPSKGRPSHRVFKACLGVYTCGPVNEDEAWCAWCDMEDRGMLVEDIPIVRDRIIELSQTDDQWKDGFAPSFTKFIRTRAWRNKPFKRPEPNQTRTGGYSLRGQAVREHNDRVFRELMEE; from the coding sequence ATGAAGTGGTTCAAGCACATGACGGCGTCTCACGACGACGAGAAATTGGCTCTCCTGCAAGCTGAGTTCGGCTTGGAAGGATACGGCTTCTACTGGCTCACTTTGGAGATCATCGCCAAGCAAATGGAACCAGGTTCAGACAAGACTTTTGTCGAATATCCGATCGCGATTTGGCGGAAATTCTACGGGTTTTCGCCCAAAAAACTGCGAAAATTCGCTGAATTTTGCTCGGAATTTGAAATTTTTTCAGTGGAATTTTCCGAAAAGTCGATGTCGATGAATTGCCCTAACTTACTTAAATATCGTGATGAATGGTCAAAGAAGGTGTCCAAAAACTCCGGAGTTACTCCGGAGCCACTCCGGAGCCTTCTTACAGATACAGATACAGAGAAAGAAGAAGAAAAGAGAGAGAGAGAGGGCGCGTGCGCGCGCGTTGATCCCCAGACTGACGACGAACCCCGAGCCAGCGAATCGGAGCCACAGAAAAAACAGGGCCCCAAGAAGGCCCCTTACCCGAGCAAGGGTAGACCTTCCCATCGCGTCTTCAAGGCGTGTCTGGGCGTCTACACCTGCGGGCCGGTGAACGAAGACGAGGCGTGGTGCGCCTGGTGCGACATGGAAGACCGCGGCATGCTTGTTGAGGACATCCCCATCGTCCGTGACCGGATAATCGAACTCTCGCAAACCGACGACCAGTGGAAAGACGGGTTCGCCCCAAGCTTCACCAAATTCATCAGGACGAGGGCCTGGAGGAACAAGCCGTTCAAACGCCCCGAGCCTAATCAAACGAGGACGGGCGGCTACTCCCTGCGTGGGCAGGCCGTGCGCGAACACAACGACCGCGTTTTCAGAGAACTCATGGAGGAGTGA